The Prionailurus viverrinus isolate Anna unplaced genomic scaffold, UM_Priviv_1.0 scaffold_40, whole genome shotgun sequence genome has a window encoding:
- the CFAP161 gene encoding cilia- and flagella-associated protein 161 isoform X1, whose translation MAQNLYGPGVRMGNWNEDIYLEEELMKDFLEKRAKGQLLIQRNRRLKENLLRPMQLSVSEDGYVRCGDKVMLVNPAHAEVEAHLFLGGDLSLCATPDEIKAHLSGELEVPCGLSAAQTRIPVGRNTFTILRADGNATGQVLRYGQDFCLATTGGFEDKMLYLSSDHRTLQKSSKRSLLQEAYLTDEVSYLSCWQAAFLDPQLRLEYEGAPVPESEALMHNANSTVSSSLKANAKILIYHCGTNRGLAVPRHVFLSTYFGKEAEVAVHTHLDSHRVEKPSNHWMLVTGNPRKGSSAMLDLPKPPAEDPPALEQATDPGAQ comes from the exons ATGGCGCAGAACCTGTATGGTCCTGGAGTGCGGATGGGCAACTGGAACGAGGACATCTACCTGGAGGAG GAGCTCATGAAGGACTTCTTGGAGAAGAGAGCTAAAGGACAGCTTCTgatacagagaaacagaagactCAAAGAGAATCTCTTGAGACCG ATGCAGCTTTCCGTGTCGGAGGATGGGTACGTTCGCTGTGGCGACAAGGTGATGCTGGTGAACCCCGCCCACGCGGAGGTGGAGGCCCACCTGTTTCTGGGCGGGGACCTGAGCCTGTGCGCGACTCCCGATGAAATTAAAGCGCATCTGAGCGGCGAGTTAGAGGTGCCGTGTGGCCTGAGCGCAGCTCAAACCAGGATCCCGGTTGGCAGAAACACTTTCACCATTTTGAG GGCAGACGGAAACGCCACGGGTCAAGTCCTCAGATACGGACAGGACTTCTGCCTCGCGACCACGGGAGGGTTTGAAGACAAAATG CTGTATTTATCCAGTGACCACAGGACCCTCCAGAAGTCGTCCAAGAGATCTCTGCTCCAGGAGGCATACCTGACGGATGAGGTCTCCTACCTGAGCTGCTGGCAGGCCGCCTTCCTGGACCCCCAGCTGCGCCTGGAATACGAAGGCGCCCCCGTTCCG GAATCGGAGGCCTTAATGCATAATGCAAACAgcactgtctcttcctctttaaaGGCAAATGCAAAGATCCTCATCTATCACTGCGGCACGAATCGGGGGCTAGCAGTCCCCAGGCATGTTTTCTTGAG TACCTATTTCGGGAAGGAAGCTGAGGTGGCCGTCCACACACATCTGGATTCACACAGAGTCGAAAAGCCGAGCAACCATTGGATGTTGGTGACCGGGAATCCCAGGAAAGGCTCGTCTGCCATGTTGGACCTGCCCAAGCCACCGGCCGAGGACCCCCCAGCCCTGGAGCAGGCCACGGACCCCGGGGCGCAGTGA
- the CFAP161 gene encoding cilia- and flagella-associated protein 161 isoform X4 produces the protein MAQNLYGPGVRMGNWNEDIYLEEELMKDFLEKRAKGQLLIQRNRRLKENLLRPMQLSVSEDGYVRCGDKVMLVNPAHAEVEAHLFLGGDLSLCATPDEIKAHLSGELEVPCGLSAAQTRIPVGRNTFTILRADGNATGQVLRYGQDFCLATTGGFEDKMANAKILIYHCGTNRGLAVPRHVFLSTYFGKEAEVAVHTHLDSHRVEKPSNHWMLVTGNPRKGSSAMLDLPKPPAEDPPALEQATDPGAQ, from the exons ATGGCGCAGAACCTGTATGGTCCTGGAGTGCGGATGGGCAACTGGAACGAGGACATCTACCTGGAGGAG GAGCTCATGAAGGACTTCTTGGAGAAGAGAGCTAAAGGACAGCTTCTgatacagagaaacagaagactCAAAGAGAATCTCTTGAGACCG ATGCAGCTTTCCGTGTCGGAGGATGGGTACGTTCGCTGTGGCGACAAGGTGATGCTGGTGAACCCCGCCCACGCGGAGGTGGAGGCCCACCTGTTTCTGGGCGGGGACCTGAGCCTGTGCGCGACTCCCGATGAAATTAAAGCGCATCTGAGCGGCGAGTTAGAGGTGCCGTGTGGCCTGAGCGCAGCTCAAACCAGGATCCCGGTTGGCAGAAACACTTTCACCATTTTGAG GGCAGACGGAAACGCCACGGGTCAAGTCCTCAGATACGGACAGGACTTCTGCCTCGCGACCACGGGAGGGTTTGAAGACAAAATG GCAAATGCAAAGATCCTCATCTATCACTGCGGCACGAATCGGGGGCTAGCAGTCCCCAGGCATGTTTTCTTGAG TACCTATTTCGGGAAGGAAGCTGAGGTGGCCGTCCACACACATCTGGATTCACACAGAGTCGAAAAGCCGAGCAACCATTGGATGTTGGTGACCGGGAATCCCAGGAAAGGCTCGTCTGCCATGTTGGACCTGCCCAAGCCACCGGCCGAGGACCCCCCAGCCCTGGAGCAGGCCACGGACCCCGGGGCGCAGTGA
- the CFAP161 gene encoding cilia- and flagella-associated protein 161 isoform X3: MAQNLYGPGVRMGNWNEDIYLEEELMKDFLEKRAKGQLLIQRNRRLKENLLRPMQLSVSEDGYVRCGDKVMLVNPAHAEVEAHLFLGGDLSLCATPDEIKAHLSGELEVPCGLSAAQTRIPVGRNTFTILRADGNATGQVLRYGQDFCLATTGGFEDKMESEALMHNANSTVSSSLKANAKILIYHCGTNRGLAVPRHVFLSTYFGKEAEVAVHTHLDSHRVEKPSNHWMLVTGNPRKGSSAMLDLPKPPAEDPPALEQATDPGAQ; the protein is encoded by the exons ATGGCGCAGAACCTGTATGGTCCTGGAGTGCGGATGGGCAACTGGAACGAGGACATCTACCTGGAGGAG GAGCTCATGAAGGACTTCTTGGAGAAGAGAGCTAAAGGACAGCTTCTgatacagagaaacagaagactCAAAGAGAATCTCTTGAGACCG ATGCAGCTTTCCGTGTCGGAGGATGGGTACGTTCGCTGTGGCGACAAGGTGATGCTGGTGAACCCCGCCCACGCGGAGGTGGAGGCCCACCTGTTTCTGGGCGGGGACCTGAGCCTGTGCGCGACTCCCGATGAAATTAAAGCGCATCTGAGCGGCGAGTTAGAGGTGCCGTGTGGCCTGAGCGCAGCTCAAACCAGGATCCCGGTTGGCAGAAACACTTTCACCATTTTGAG GGCAGACGGAAACGCCACGGGTCAAGTCCTCAGATACGGACAGGACTTCTGCCTCGCGACCACGGGAGGGTTTGAAGACAAAATG GAATCGGAGGCCTTAATGCATAATGCAAACAgcactgtctcttcctctttaaaGGCAAATGCAAAGATCCTCATCTATCACTGCGGCACGAATCGGGGGCTAGCAGTCCCCAGGCATGTTTTCTTGAG TACCTATTTCGGGAAGGAAGCTGAGGTGGCCGTCCACACACATCTGGATTCACACAGAGTCGAAAAGCCGAGCAACCATTGGATGTTGGTGACCGGGAATCCCAGGAAAGGCTCGTCTGCCATGTTGGACCTGCCCAAGCCACCGGCCGAGGACCCCCCAGCCCTGGAGCAGGCCACGGACCCCGGGGCGCAGTGA
- the CFAP161 gene encoding cilia- and flagella-associated protein 161 isoform X2, which yields MAQNLYGPGVRMGNWNEDIYLEEELMKDFLEKRAKGQLLIQRNRRLKENLLRPMQLSVSEDGYVRCGDKVMLVNPAHAEVEAHLFLGGDLSLCATPDEIKAHLSGELEVPCGLSAAQTRIPVGRNTFTILRADGNATGQVLRYGQDFCLATTGGFEDKMLYLSSDHRTLQKSSKRSLLQEAYLTDEVSYLSCWQAAFLDPQLRLEYEGAPVPANAKILIYHCGTNRGLAVPRHVFLSTYFGKEAEVAVHTHLDSHRVEKPSNHWMLVTGNPRKGSSAMLDLPKPPAEDPPALEQATDPGAQ from the exons ATGGCGCAGAACCTGTATGGTCCTGGAGTGCGGATGGGCAACTGGAACGAGGACATCTACCTGGAGGAG GAGCTCATGAAGGACTTCTTGGAGAAGAGAGCTAAAGGACAGCTTCTgatacagagaaacagaagactCAAAGAGAATCTCTTGAGACCG ATGCAGCTTTCCGTGTCGGAGGATGGGTACGTTCGCTGTGGCGACAAGGTGATGCTGGTGAACCCCGCCCACGCGGAGGTGGAGGCCCACCTGTTTCTGGGCGGGGACCTGAGCCTGTGCGCGACTCCCGATGAAATTAAAGCGCATCTGAGCGGCGAGTTAGAGGTGCCGTGTGGCCTGAGCGCAGCTCAAACCAGGATCCCGGTTGGCAGAAACACTTTCACCATTTTGAG GGCAGACGGAAACGCCACGGGTCAAGTCCTCAGATACGGACAGGACTTCTGCCTCGCGACCACGGGAGGGTTTGAAGACAAAATG CTGTATTTATCCAGTGACCACAGGACCCTCCAGAAGTCGTCCAAGAGATCTCTGCTCCAGGAGGCATACCTGACGGATGAGGTCTCCTACCTGAGCTGCTGGCAGGCCGCCTTCCTGGACCCCCAGCTGCGCCTGGAATACGAAGGCGCCCCCGTTCCG GCAAATGCAAAGATCCTCATCTATCACTGCGGCACGAATCGGGGGCTAGCAGTCCCCAGGCATGTTTTCTTGAG TACCTATTTCGGGAAGGAAGCTGAGGTGGCCGTCCACACACATCTGGATTCACACAGAGTCGAAAAGCCGAGCAACCATTGGATGTTGGTGACCGGGAATCCCAGGAAAGGCTCGTCTGCCATGTTGGACCTGCCCAAGCCACCGGCCGAGGACCCCCCAGCCCTGGAGCAGGCCACGGACCCCGGGGCGCAGTGA